One Leisingera sp. M658 genomic window carries:
- a CDS encoding CbbQ/NirQ/NorQ/GpvN family protein produces MNAMNMPSVPFYRPAGDECTVFEMAQANGLPLLLKGPTGCGKTRFVEHMAARLGLPLHTVACHDDLSAADLIGRYLLKGGETVWVDGPLTRAVREGGICYLDEVVEARKDVAVVLHPLTDDRRRLVIDRTGEELSAPKPFMLVASYNPGYQNILKKLKPSTRQRFLSISFDFPEATAETAVVASESGLDADRSAALVRLAGHIRKLSGMDLEEGVSTRLLIYAATLIAKGMSVERAVEAAIIEPLSDEADVSQALRDLAASVYG; encoded by the coding sequence ATGAACGCGATGAACATGCCTTCCGTGCCCTTCTACCGTCCCGCAGGCGATGAATGCACCGTCTTCGAGATGGCCCAAGCCAACGGTCTGCCCCTTCTTCTGAAGGGGCCCACCGGCTGCGGCAAGACACGGTTCGTGGAACATATGGCAGCCCGTCTGGGCCTGCCGTTGCACACCGTTGCCTGCCATGACGACCTGTCCGCCGCCGATCTGATCGGGCGCTACCTGCTGAAGGGCGGGGAAACCGTCTGGGTGGACGGGCCGCTGACCCGCGCCGTGCGCGAGGGCGGCATCTGCTATCTGGATGAAGTGGTTGAAGCGCGCAAAGACGTGGCCGTGGTGCTGCACCCTTTGACCGACGACCGCCGCCGCCTGGTGATTGACCGCACGGGCGAGGAACTGTCAGCCCCCAAACCCTTTATGCTGGTCGCCAGCTACAACCCCGGCTACCAGAACATCCTGAAAAAGCTGAAACCTTCGACCCGGCAGCGGTTCCTGTCGATCAGCTTCGACTTCCCCGAAGCCACTGCCGAAACCGCCGTGGTTGCGTCTGAAAGCGGGTTGGACGCGGACCGCTCTGCCGCGCTGGTGCGGCTGGCGGGCCATATCCGCAAGTTGTCGGGCATGGATCTGGAGGAAGGGGTCTCCACACGCCTGCTGATCTATGCCGCGACGCTGATTGCCAAAGGCATGAGCGTGGAGCGCGCGGTGGAGGCCGCCATCATCGAACCCCTCAGCGACGAGGCAGACGTGAGCCAAGCGCTGCGCGACCTCGCCGCCAGCGTCTACGGGTGA
- a CDS encoding cbb3-type cytochrome c oxidase subunit I, producing MKYQSQKVAYAYFMVAMGLFAIQVLGGLLAGWIYVWPNTLSELLPFNIVRMLHTNALIVWLLLGFFGAAYYLIPEESEREIFSVKLAYIQLAILVVGTLGAVGSYLVGIHGGREFLEQPLWVKFGILVAAVIFLVNISLTVLAGRKTAITNILLMGLWLLSLLWIFAFINPDNLSLDKMYWWFVVHLWVEATWELVMAAILGYLMLKLTGVDREVVEKWLYVIVALALFSGILGTGHHFLWIGTPGYWQWVGSIFSTLEVIPFFAMMSFAFVMVWKGRKNHPNKAALLWSLGASTVAFFGAGVWGFLHTLHGVNYYTHGTQITAAHGHLAFYGAYVAMNLAMFTYAMPHLRNRDPYNQVLNMASFWLMTGGMAFMTFVLTFAGTIQTHMQRIVGDYYMDVQDQLGLFYLMRLGSGVVVVLGALLFIYATVVVRREVIKPGPAAVPGE from the coding sequence ATGAAGTATCAATCACAAAAGGTGGCCTATGCCTATTTCATGGTGGCAATGGGCCTGTTTGCAATCCAGGTCCTTGGCGGGCTTCTGGCCGGCTGGATCTATGTCTGGCCCAACACGCTGAGCGAGCTGCTCCCCTTCAACATCGTGCGGATGCTGCACACCAACGCGCTGATTGTCTGGCTGCTGCTGGGCTTTTTCGGTGCCGCCTATTACCTGATCCCCGAGGAATCCGAACGTGAGATTTTCTCGGTCAAACTCGCCTATATCCAGCTGGCCATTCTGGTTGTTGGCACACTGGGCGCGGTCGGATCTTACCTCGTCGGCATCCACGGCGGGCGGGAGTTCCTGGAACAGCCCCTGTGGGTCAAGTTCGGCATTCTGGTTGCGGCGGTGATCTTCCTTGTGAATATCTCCCTGACCGTGCTGGCGGGCCGCAAAACCGCGATCACCAACATCCTGCTGATGGGCCTGTGGCTGCTGTCGCTGTTGTGGATCTTTGCCTTTATCAACCCGGACAACCTCAGCCTTGATAAAATGTACTGGTGGTTTGTTGTGCACCTGTGGGTGGAAGCCACCTGGGAGCTGGTGATGGCCGCGATCCTTGGCTACCTGATGCTGAAACTGACCGGTGTGGACCGCGAAGTGGTGGAGAAATGGCTCTATGTCATCGTTGCCCTGGCGCTGTTCTCCGGCATCCTCGGCACGGGCCACCATTTCCTCTGGATCGGCACACCGGGTTACTGGCAGTGGGTCGGCTCGATCTTCTCGACCCTCGAAGTGATCCCGTTCTTCGCAATGATGAGCTTTGCCTTTGTCATGGTCTGGAAGGGCCGCAAGAACCACCCGAATAAGGCCGCGCTGCTGTGGTCGCTGGGTGCTTCGACCGTGGCTTTCTTTGGCGCCGGCGTCTGGGGTTTCCTGCACACGCTGCACGGGGTGAACTACTATACCCATGGCACCCAGATCACCGCCGCCCACGGACACCTCGCGTTTTACGGCGCCTATGTGGCGATGAACCTGGCGATGTTCACCTATGCAATGCCGCATCTGCGCAACCGCGATCCCTATAACCAGGTGCTGAACATGGCGTCCTTCTGGCTGATGACCGGCGGCATGGCCTTTATGACCTTTGTGCTGACCTTTGCCGGCACCATCCAGACCCACATGCAGCGCATCGTCGGCGACTATTACATGGATGTGCAGGACCAGCTGGGGCTGTTCTACCTGATGCGCCTCGGCTCTGGCGTCGTGGTGGTCCTGGGCGCGCTCCTGTTCATCTACGCAACCGTGGTGGTCCGCCGCGAAGTCATCAAACCCGGCCCCGCGGCCGTACCGGGAGAGTAA
- a CDS encoding cytochrome c: protein MSEILTKSRARNVFYGGSLFFVVVFVAMTAHSHRYIVKTSTAGMELTDAVRLGKHVWERHSCINCHTLHGEGAYFAPEVGNVMTRWGVLDEPEDAYEMLNGWMEAQPSGVEGRRQMPHFEITEEEMRGLSEFLRWADQTDTQNWPPNDAG from the coding sequence ATGTCAGAGATACTTACTAAGTCGCGGGCCAGGAACGTGTTCTACGGGGGCTCCTTGTTCTTCGTTGTCGTGTTCGTGGCCATGACCGCGCACAGCCACCGCTACATCGTCAAGACCTCCACTGCTGGCATGGAACTAACCGACGCGGTGCGGCTGGGCAAACACGTGTGGGAGCGTCACTCCTGCATCAATTGCCACACCCTGCATGGCGAGGGCGCCTATTTCGCCCCTGAAGTCGGCAACGTGATGACCCGCTGGGGCGTGCTGGACGAACCCGAGGACGCCTATGAAATGCTGAATGGCTGGATGGAAGCCCAGCCGTCCGGTGTCGAGGGCCGCCGCCAAATGCCGCATTTCGAGATCACCGAGGAAGAAATGCGCGGCCTTTCTGAATTCCTGCGCTGGGCGGATCAGACCGATACCCAGAACTGGCCTCCGAATGACGCGGGCTGA
- a CDS encoding cold-shock protein, whose protein sequence is MANGTVKWFNSQKGFGFIAPEQGSRDIFVHISALERAGIQQLDDGQAVTFDIESGRDGRESASNLALA, encoded by the coding sequence ATGGCCAATGGCACCGTGAAATGGTTCAACTCGCAAAAAGGTTTTGGTTTCATCGCGCCCGAGCAGGGATCGCGGGACATCTTTGTCCACATTTCCGCTTTGGAACGCGCTGGCATCCAGCAGCTTGACGATGGCCAAGCCGTGACTTTCGACATCGAAAGCGGCCGCGACGGACGTGAGTCCGCCAGCAATCTTGCGCTTGCGTAA
- a CDS encoding DUF982 domain-containing protein has translation MTIFLPSEGRTQKISTIEQAHFWLQKAWPVSDQNRNIALEKIDAVMDCLAPVDAARAAFLSAVDTAGFHPETLAAA, from the coding sequence ATGACCATTTTCCTGCCCTCGGAAGGCCGGACACAAAAAATCTCGACGATTGAACAAGCCCACTTCTGGCTGCAGAAAGCCTGGCCGGTTTCTGATCAAAACAGAAACATCGCGCTTGAGAAAATTGATGCCGTCATGGACTGTCTCGCCCCCGTCGACGCCGCACGCGCAGCTTTCCTCTCTGCAGTTGATACAGCTGGGTTTCACCCGGAAACCCTTGCTGCTGCTTAG
- a CDS encoding Crp/Fnr family transcriptional regulator has protein sequence MSKLDESLLTGLPPFSLLERGQIREILNQALPKRYDEGNEVFHEGHDADRFHLLLDGYIRVVKTTEGGEQIIALHISPGQLFGIAPALNRDTYPATAVAASESLALSWPVRLWGEFTAKYQGFATESYNTLGQRLGEMQTRITELATQAVEQRVAAALLRMVTQSGRKVEEGIEIAFPVTRRNISEMTGTTLHTVSRLLSAWEKDGIVHSTRKHIVVTDPHRLVVLSGAQG, from the coding sequence TTGTCCAAGCTCGACGAAAGCCTCCTGACCGGGCTGCCGCCCTTCAGCCTCCTGGAGCGCGGCCAGATCCGTGAGATCCTCAATCAAGCACTGCCCAAGCGCTATGACGAGGGCAATGAGGTTTTTCACGAAGGCCATGACGCCGACCGCTTCCACCTGCTGCTGGACGGCTACATCCGTGTTGTGAAAACCACCGAGGGCGGCGAGCAGATCATCGCGCTGCATATCTCGCCGGGCCAGCTGTTCGGCATTGCGCCCGCTCTGAACCGCGACACCTATCCGGCGACGGCTGTGGCGGCATCGGAATCGCTGGCGCTGTCCTGGCCGGTGCGGCTGTGGGGCGAGTTCACCGCCAAGTACCAGGGCTTTGCCACCGAGAGCTACAACACGCTGGGCCAGCGCCTAGGCGAGATGCAGACAAGGATCACCGAACTGGCGACGCAAGCGGTGGAGCAACGGGTGGCGGCGGCGCTGTTGCGGATGGTGACCCAGTCGGGCCGCAAGGTGGAGGAGGGGATCGAGATCGCTTTTCCAGTGACCCGCCGCAACATCTCCGAGATGACCGGCACCACGCTGCACACCGTCAGCCGCCTGCTGTCGGCCTGGGAGAAGGACGGCATTGTTCATTCCACCCGCAAGCATATCGTTGTCACCGACCCGCACCGGCTGGTGGTCCTGAGCGGCGCGCAGGGGTAG
- a CDS encoding NnrS family protein: MAARTDYSGPVLFSFGFRPFFLGACLFALLAIPAWLLIWQGTLEYSGPFLPTDWHIHEMIFGYGAAVVAGFLFTAVPNWTGRMPARGWPLALLSGLWLLGRIAAAGWLGLPALGVMVADCAFLAAVVVMIAREIIAGENWRNLKVLVPITLLGVANACFHIEAMTEGAADISRRLGIAVLIFLIMLIGGRIIPSFTSNWLAKHGAEKMPVPFGKFDAVTLASGAAALLAWTAAPWAAVSGVLLMAAGLLHVLRLARWCGLASLGEPLLFMLHAAYALVPVGLIAAAAVPFGLLEPAAAAHILGIGAVGGMTLAVMMRATMGHSGRPLVAGPALTAAFALVIASAALRVAGSTELAAGWTGITVSGGLWTAGFALMVLKTGPWLATRRAGSKKVSGTQAEHRT; this comes from the coding sequence ATGGCTGCGCGAACCGACTATTCTGGACCCGTCCTTTTTTCCTTTGGCTTCAGGCCGTTCTTTCTTGGGGCCTGCCTGTTTGCCCTGCTGGCGATCCCCGCCTGGCTGCTGATCTGGCAAGGCACGCTGGAGTACAGCGGACCGTTTCTGCCAACCGACTGGCACATTCATGAGATGATCTTTGGCTACGGCGCGGCGGTCGTGGCGGGTTTCCTGTTCACTGCCGTGCCCAACTGGACCGGGCGGATGCCTGCGCGCGGCTGGCCGCTGGCGCTGCTTTCAGGCCTTTGGCTGCTGGGCCGGATCGCCGCTGCCGGCTGGCTGGGGCTGCCGGCGCTTGGGGTGATGGTTGCGGACTGCGCCTTTCTGGCCGCTGTGGTTGTGATGATCGCGCGCGAAATCATCGCGGGTGAGAACTGGCGCAATCTTAAGGTGCTGGTGCCGATCACCCTGCTGGGGGTGGCCAATGCCTGCTTCCATATTGAGGCGATGACCGAGGGAGCGGCTGATATCTCGCGCCGTTTGGGAATTGCCGTGCTGATTTTTTTGATCATGCTGATCGGCGGGCGGATCATCCCCAGTTTCACCAGCAATTGGCTGGCCAAGCACGGCGCAGAGAAGATGCCGGTCCCATTCGGCAAATTCGATGCCGTGACCCTCGCGTCGGGTGCTGCCGCTTTGCTCGCCTGGACCGCAGCGCCCTGGGCTGCCGTCAGCGGTGTGCTGTTAATGGCTGCCGGGCTGCTGCACGTATTGCGATTGGCACGCTGGTGCGGGCTGGCCAGCCTTGGTGAGCCGCTGCTGTTCATGCTGCATGCGGCCTATGCGCTGGTGCCTGTAGGGCTGATTGCCGCCGCGGCAGTGCCATTTGGCTTGCTCGAACCCGCCGCAGCCGCGCATATCCTGGGTATCGGCGCCGTTGGCGGCATGACATTGGCCGTCATGATGCGCGCCACCATGGGCCACAGCGGCCGGCCGCTGGTTGCAGGCCCGGCTCTGACCGCAGCCTTTGCGCTGGTCATAGCGTCTGCCGCTTTGCGGGTTGCAGGCAGCACTGAACTGGCCGCGGGCTGGACCGGCATCACCGTTTCCGGAGGTTTATGGACCGCTGGGTTTGCGCTGATGGTGCTGAAAACCGGGCCTTGGCTGGCAACCCGGCGTGCGGGATCCAAGAAAGTGTCAGGAACGCAGGCCGAGCACCGGACCTAG
- a CDS encoding cytochrome-c peroxidase, with the protein MQWKAAAAAVVPLLLWAVQSLAQPAGLEAFKRPAAVPFPEAAPYSREIATLGKMLFFDPRLSGGQNISCSSCHNPSFGWETPVPKAIGAANKPVRRHAPTLLNAAWITPLFWDGRADSLEAQAIGPITAPDEMNATFDGITARLTAVHEYKTWFERLFPGRGISKETVLTALATYQRTIVSGVASFDRWVSGDAAAVPEAAKRGFALFNGRANCVSCHSGWMFTDNQLHDIGIQTTDLGGGGLTPPDPELNYRFKTPGLRNIALRAPYMHDGSLTSLREVVRHYAGGGGAKATRTPDIEGFLATEEEITDLIAFLQTLTDTDTNVPTPILPAN; encoded by the coding sequence ATGCAGTGGAAAGCTGCTGCCGCTGCTGTAGTGCCGCTGCTGCTATGGGCCGTCCAGAGCCTGGCGCAACCCGCCGGGCTTGAAGCATTCAAGCGGCCCGCTGCCGTGCCATTCCCAGAGGCTGCGCCCTACAGCCGTGAAATTGCCACCTTAGGCAAGATGCTGTTCTTTGATCCGCGCCTGTCCGGCGGCCAAAACATCAGCTGCTCAAGCTGCCACAACCCTTCTTTCGGCTGGGAAACCCCGGTTCCCAAAGCCATTGGCGCGGCAAACAAACCCGTGCGCCGCCATGCGCCGACACTCCTGAACGCGGCCTGGATCACCCCGCTGTTCTGGGACGGGCGCGCGGACAGCCTGGAAGCGCAGGCCATTGGGCCGATCACCGCTCCGGATGAGATGAACGCAACCTTTGACGGCATCACAGCCCGCCTGACTGCGGTGCATGAATACAAAACCTGGTTCGAGCGTCTGTTCCCCGGGCGGGGGATCAGCAAGGAGACCGTCCTAACCGCACTCGCCACCTACCAGCGCACGATTGTCAGCGGCGTGGCCAGTTTCGACCGCTGGGTAAGCGGGGATGCTGCTGCAGTGCCGGAGGCCGCCAAACGCGGCTTTGCACTGTTTAACGGACGGGCGAATTGCGTGTCCTGTCATTCCGGCTGGATGTTCACGGACAACCAGCTGCATGACATCGGAATTCAAACAACCGATCTTGGCGGCGGCGGCCTGACACCGCCGGACCCGGAGCTGAACTACCGCTTCAAGACCCCCGGACTGCGCAACATCGCTCTGCGGGCACCGTATATGCACGACGGTTCGCTCACCTCGTTGCGCGAGGTAGTCCGCCACTATGCCGGCGGCGGCGGCGCCAAGGCAACCCGAACGCCGGATATCGAAGGTTTTTTAGCCACCGAAGAGGAAATCACCGACCTGATCGCCTTTCTGCAGACGCTGACGGATACCGATACCAATGTGCCAACCCCTATTCTGCCGGCAAACTGA
- a CDS encoding response regulator: protein MNIKRSTVLPVLVIAVAALLAALLIGSMAMYASSRKDAVLEASLEVTRRASGVSTGITAAEVYAQDVLAMTRLIPQEEVASQFQSYLKEINRDLSALLKQPLPGPLRAEAETLNHTLTEWCELAVVLLGIKPAKDIPTLSTLMMSSEAVTRQAATVTGLAAVHAEQAVAAANRALSRIFVLGLTGTALLMLAALIFAIRKAHAVSGAMQLAASKLRRLASREQFAPSQEASEISAVFAALNTLETSLEEKKRIAERLQQEKARAEAATETKSRFLATMSHEIRTPINGVLGMAEVLNETSLTSEQKSCTGTILASSEALLRIVNDILDFSKLEAGKEQMLEQPFNLRDVIYDVATLMSPSASAKGLEICIDIPENTPAVFTGDSGRVRQILMNLVGNAVKFTLEGYISITLNYDASHAIPLCIDVRDTGVGIPEGSIGQIFHAFEQVESTTARRFEGTGLGLAISSRLAQAMGGRIDVNSEAGTGSCFTVCLTLPVAAPASALSRPLAGKLVAVAADLAFARDVRQRQLALWGADTIALHGMDGLLEKVAAMAAEQRQPDLVLVETSLPLEQARSLCRNLHSLPGCREMPIIFCTGGQMLAEYEVLKECKTLRVLMKPARNKLLLQTLQEVLNIGVLPAAAELPSAGQTAGQFSHLRLLAAEDNRTNQLVLQKMLAPTGIQLTICSNGQEAVDTFIAQRFDLVLMDMSMPVMDGLEATRRLRAWEQENGRAPCPVLALTANVLSTDEAACRAAGMVEFLSKPMRKQLLLEQIAKWTDTPSATDATLQARQA from the coding sequence ATGAATATCAAACGCTCCACCGTGCTGCCGGTTCTGGTGATTGCGGTTGCGGCACTGCTTGCGGCGCTGCTGATCGGCAGCATGGCGATGTATGCCTCCAGCCGGAAAGATGCGGTGCTGGAAGCCTCGCTTGAGGTGACCCGGCGCGCCAGCGGCGTCAGCACCGGCATCACGGCCGCCGAAGTTTATGCCCAAGACGTTCTGGCGATGACGCGGCTGATCCCGCAGGAAGAAGTGGCCAGCCAGTTTCAATCTTACCTCAAGGAAATCAACCGCGATCTCAGCGCCTTGCTGAAGCAACCGCTGCCTGGCCCGCTGCGGGCCGAGGCTGAAACCCTGAATCATACGCTGACAGAGTGGTGCGAATTGGCGGTTGTGCTTTTGGGCATCAAACCTGCAAAGGACATTCCCACTCTAAGCACATTGATGATGAGCAGCGAGGCGGTTACCCGGCAAGCTGCCACCGTGACCGGCCTGGCGGCTGTGCATGCGGAACAGGCCGTTGCGGCGGCGAACCGGGCGTTGTCCCGTATTTTTGTTCTGGGGCTGACCGGCACTGCACTGCTTATGCTTGCAGCACTGATTTTTGCCATTCGCAAAGCACATGCCGTCTCCGGCGCGATGCAATTGGCGGCTTCCAAGCTGCGGCGGCTGGCAAGCCGGGAGCAATTTGCGCCTTCACAGGAAGCAAGTGAGATTTCTGCCGTATTTGCGGCGCTGAATACGCTGGAAACCAGTCTGGAGGAAAAGAAGCGGATCGCCGAGCGGCTGCAGCAGGAAAAAGCCCGGGCTGAAGCTGCCACCGAGACCAAATCCCGCTTCCTGGCAACCATGAGCCACGAGATCCGCACGCCTATCAACGGGGTTCTGGGGATGGCGGAAGTGCTGAATGAAACCAGCCTGACATCTGAACAGAAATCCTGCACCGGCACCATTCTGGCATCGTCCGAGGCGCTGTTGCGCATCGTCAACGACATTCTCGATTTCTCCAAGCTGGAGGCCGGAAAAGAGCAGATGCTGGAGCAGCCCTTTAACCTGCGCGATGTGATTTATGACGTCGCCACGCTGATGTCGCCCAGCGCATCCGCCAAGGGGCTGGAGATCTGTATCGACATCCCGGAGAACACGCCTGCCGTCTTTACCGGCGACAGCGGCCGGGTGCGGCAGATTCTGATGAACCTGGTGGGCAACGCGGTAAAGTTCACTCTGGAAGGTTACATCAGCATCACCCTGAACTACGACGCCAGCCATGCTATTCCTCTGTGCATCGATGTACGTGATACCGGGGTCGGCATCCCCGAAGGCAGCATCGGCCAAATCTTTCACGCTTTCGAGCAGGTCGAAAGCACCACCGCCCGGCGATTTGAGGGCACCGGTCTGGGCCTGGCAATCTCGTCGCGCCTGGCGCAGGCCATGGGCGGGCGGATTGATGTGAACTCTGAGGCCGGCACCGGGTCCTGCTTCACTGTTTGCCTGACGCTGCCGGTTGCGGCTCCGGCGTCCGCCCTTTCCCGGCCGCTTGCGGGCAAACTGGTGGCTGTGGCTGCGGATCTGGCCTTTGCCCGCGACGTGCGGCAGCGCCAGCTGGCTCTTTGGGGGGCAGACACAATCGCGCTTCACGGCATGGACGGTCTGCTGGAAAAAGTGGCCGCAATGGCTGCTGAACAGCGGCAGCCGGATCTGGTGCTGGTTGAAACCAGCCTGCCGCTGGAGCAAGCCAGAAGCCTGTGCCGGAACCTGCACAGTCTGCCAGGGTGCAGGGAAATGCCGATCATTTTCTGCACCGGCGGCCAGATGCTGGCCGAATATGAAGTGCTGAAGGAATGCAAGACATTGCGTGTGCTGATGAAACCGGCACGCAACAAATTGCTACTGCAGACCCTGCAGGAGGTCTTGAACATTGGTGTTCTGCCGGCCGCCGCAGAGCTGCCAAGCGCCGGACAGACAGCCGGGCAATTCAGCCACTTGCGCCTGCTGGCAGCAGAGGACAACCGTACCAACCAACTGGTTTTGCAGAAAATGCTGGCCCCTACCGGCATTCAGCTGACCATTTGCAGCAATGGGCAAGAAGCCGTGGATACATTTATCGCACAACGTTTCGATCTGGTGCTGATGGACATGTCGATGCCGGTGATGGATGGCCTTGAAGCCACCCGGCGCCTGCGGGCCTGGGAGCAGGAGAACGGCCGGGCGCCCTGCCCG